GGATTTGTGACTCCGCGAGCGTGTCTGATTACAATATCCTTGCGGTTGGCGTAATTGGCACGATCGGGCATCCTGCCTATTGGCTATGGTGGACCTACGTCGATCCTCAACCATTTGAAAGTCTGCCGATGCGGATTTTCGGCATGGTCGCCTGTGCTTTATTGCTTTTACGGCGCCTCTGGCCCGTTTCAGTGGCACGCTTTCTGTCATGGTACTACTTCGTAACGGTGGCTTACACGCTGCCGTTTTTTTTCACGTATTACCTGATCGCCAATCATTATTCGACACTTTGGTCAATGGCCGAGCTGGGGATGATATTTTTCCTGATCGTTCTGTTTCCTTCATTCGCGGCGTTGTCACTAAATCTTATTGTGGGAATTGGTCTGGCGGTGCTATGCGCGCGGGTTTTGATTCCGCAATCGCTTTATCTGGACACGCATCTTTTTATATACACGTATTTCCCGATTTTTACGTTTGGCATTGGTGCAGGCCTGACGTTCAGCTACAGCAACATGAAGGGGATCGCCGCGCAGGCGAAAGCCGGAGCACTTCAGGCGCTTGCGGGTACGATTGCCCACGAAATGCGCAATCCGCTCAGCCAACTGAGGCACGTCCTGGATCGTGTTGAAGACGCACTGCCTGCCACCGCCGAATCCACAACGTCATCGGGCTTGTCTCCTGAGAGTGTGGCCTCGCTTTATCGCCATCTCGCTCACGGTCAACTAACCATCGAACGTGGCATGCGCATCATCGCGATGACATTGGACGAAGTCAGTGCAAAGCCTATAAGCTCGGACAGCCTTGTCTATCTGCGCGCGGGAGTCATCACCCGAAAAGCGCTCGACGAATACGGCTTCGATGATGACACCGAGCGCAGCAAGGTAAAACTCGTGGTGTCGGAGGATTTCACCTTCAAGATCGACGAAACCGTCTATCTCTTCACGCTGTTCAATCTGATCAAGAATGCCCTCCACCACATAGCCGCACGTCCAGCCGCGACCCTCACGGTCACGGTAGACAAGCATGCGGTGGTTGTACATGACACGGGTTCCGGCATCTCGCGAGACATCCTTCCGCATCTTTTTGAACCCTTCCGGACAGCCGGGAATTCCGCAGGCACGGGCTTGGGGCTCGCCTACTGCCAGCGGGCGATGCGTGCATTCGGCGGCACAATCAGCTGCCGTTCGGAAGTGGGTAGTTTTACAGAATTCACGCTGCAATTCCCTGTGGTTTCCGACCGTGACGTTAGCGAACACGAGCGCGGAATTTTTGAGCGTGCCAAGCCCATTCTGGAAGGCAAGCGTGTCCTCGTCGTAGACGACGACCCGACTCAACGGGCAAGGGTCCGGCGCGCGTTGTCAAAAGTCAGTGCACAGATGACCGAAGCGGAAAACGGGCAACTGGCCCTAGCCATTTTTCGGGAGGGAGCGTGGCCCTTTGACCTCATATTGATGGATATCAATATGCCGGTTCTGGATGGCTACACAACCACGGAGAAAATTCGCGCTGACGGCGAACACCCGAATGGGGCCGGTGTTTTGATCGTCGGCTATACGGCGGAGCCTGGCAATGTTGCTCGCGTCCTCGCCCGCAGAGCCGGCATGGACGACATCATCAGCAAATCCAGCAGCATGACGGAACTGATCGGTGCGCTCCAGTCGCTCATGGAAAACGGTAACCGGCACCGTCCGACCCACGCATTCGACGAGTTCTCCGGCAAAACGATTCTGGTGGCAGACGACGATACCTATAGCAGGCTCGTGGCCAAGGGCTACCTGGAGCGTTGCGGCGCCAATGTCGTCGAAGCCGAACATGGACACGCGGTGCTGTCCCGGTTGCAGGAGCATAACGCCATTGATGCCATCGTGATCGACATGCACATGCCGGGAATGGGTGGCCTGGAGGCCACGAAATCGATTCGTTCTCGCACCGACTCGTACGCGAACGTTCCTATCATTGCATTGACTAGCCAATCCGACATCAAAGCCGCGCAGGCATGCCTGATTGCGGGCATGAACGAGGTCATGGTCAAGCCCGTCCAGGTCGGTGCGCTATACGCTGCTCTCTCGCGGCAGTTTGCCCGGCAACGTGCTCTGCGCGCATCACTGGCGGCAGATGCGGTCCCGGAGCCAAAAGCACCGGTCTACAGTTTTGCACCGATCGAGGAAATCCCGCTGCTCGACGAAAAACATCTTGAAGAACTGGTGACGCTCGATCTGCTGAACAAGACGTTGCGCAGCGGCATTGACCAGATGCGCTCGACGGTGACGCGACTTGCTGCCAGCGTTGCTGACGGCGACGTTGGGTCCGCACATGATGCCCTGCATCTGCTTCTCGGTGTTAGTGGCAACATCGGCGCAACGGCGTTGCATCAGTTCACGCGACCGATCTATGAACGACTGTTGGACGCCGAGGTTTTCGCCGAGGGCGATTGGCTTGCGCGAATCTGCTCGTTGAGTGACCGCTCAGCCGAGGCGCTCGAGACGTATTTTGACGCGGTAAAAGCGCGTCGGAGCTATCCGAGGTTGCCGCGTAGCAGGTAGCTCGCCACTCAGGTCGCGAGGTGCGGCACCTTCCGGTGGTTTGTGCCATTTTCATACGCATAGGCATATCCAAGCAACGCCGCCTCATCCCACTGGCGGCCGACGAAGATCAGTCCAAATGGCGATCCCGACTCGTAATAGCCCGCCGGCACTGCGATGCCGGGCAGCCCCGCGATATTGATCTCGCCCACCGTCGTTTCCTGGATCGTGCTCTTGCCGTGAAGCGGAGGAAGCTCGCATCGCATTTGCGGAAAGACCAGTGCATCGAGACGATGCTCCGCCATGACCGTTTCGAAGATGCGCAGATAGCGCGCCTTCAGCGCGACGAACTCAGGCATCTCGGGCGGCAACGAGGGATCGGCCAGCGCCGCCTTGAAATCTGCGAGGTTATGCAAATAGTGCAGCACGCCATCCGGTCCAAAAGCGTCTTCGTCTTTGGTTGCTTCGGCGAATGCCGCGAAGGTCTTCAACGGTGCATGCTTGCCGAGCCGCTCCAGATATTTCTCGATATCGTAAGGAATCGACTCGAGACCCCGTGCGTCGAAGTTCGAAAGCGGCGGGGTCGGCTGCCGCAATTCGGCGAACCCCGAACCTTCGAACGGATCGTCGATCAGGGTCGCGCCGAGCGCGGCCAGTTCGCCCTTGACTCGCTCGTACAGCGCCGCGGCTTCATCGGAAAGCGGTTGGGCGCGCCATCCCGGACCGTATAAACCGATGCGCTTGCCCGCTAGCGCATTCCGGTCCAGTCCCGCGGCATAGCCGCCTTCGGGCTGCCGTCCGACGCTGGTGAGCGTCTTCGGGTCTTCGCTCGAATATCCCGCGAGAATGTCGAGGCACAGCGCGGCATCTCTCACGTTTCGGGCGATAGGCCCCACCACATCCCGATTCGCCGAAAGTGGCACCACACCGGCGTTCGGCACCAGCCCGATGGTCGGCTTGATGCCGACGAGGTCCTGTGCCGATGCGGGGTTCTGGATCGACCCACCGGTTTCTTCGGCGAGTCCCAGAACCGCCATGGCGGACGCCACCGCCGAGGCCGTTCCCGCACTGCTGCCTCCAGGTGCCCGTTCGGGCATCACCACATTGATTGTCGGTCCCGCCCAACTGTCGTTCGCATGCGTGCCGGTATGGCTCAACACGGGAACGTTCGTCTTGCCGAGCAAAACGGCCCCCGCGCTCCGCATGCGTGCGACAACCGGCGAATCACGCTCGGGCAACAGATCGATACCGCCTTTCTTGCTGTACAGCTTTGCCCATCCCGCCGTGGTCGGGAATCCGACCATGTCCATCGGGTCCTTGATGACGACCGGCACGCCGGCGAGTGGACCCAGCCGCTCGCCAGCGGCACGTCGCTCGTCGATTCTTCGGGCATCTTCTATGGCGGCCGGATTCAGGAAGATCAGCGCGTTGTATTTCGCGTTGTATCGCTCGATCCTGTCGAAGCAGGCCCGGGCCAGCTGCTCGGCGCTGAAACTTCCGGCCGCAAACGCAGCCTGCACGGCTTCGACCGTCAGATTTTCCAGATCGATGTTCATCGCTTTACCTTGTTCCATTCAATGCTCCTGTTGAGTCGACGCGTTCCTCAGAGCTGTACGCCACGCGTCAGCGCACCATCGACGACGATGTTCGAGCCGCTGACGAAACTCGCCGCCGGACTCGCGATGAATGCCACTGCATTGGCTATTTCCTGCGGCCTGCCCATGCGTCCGGTTGGATTCAATGCCAGAGCGGTTTCGAACAGCGTTGGATTGTTATGCTCGATCCAGTCCCACACGCCGCCCTCGAAATACACATTGCCGGGCGATACGGTATTTGCGCGAATGCCCTTTGATGCCAGCTGATTCGCGAGTCCCTGCATGTAGTGAACAAGCGCAGCCTTGAACACGCCGTACGGCCCCGCGGCAAAATCGATCTCACGTCCGGAGACGCTCGATATGGCGACGATCGACGCGGCCTTGCTCACCTCAAGAAACGGCATGGCGGCATCCACGAGGTTGACGGTGCCGAGCAGATCCGTCTCGAACTCCTTGCGCCAGGATTCGATGTCGTTACCGATTGCGAGCGCGCTTACATTGGCCACGACGATATCGAGTCCGCCCCACTCGGAACCTACGCGCCCGACCCACGCCTTCAGCGCCGCGCCATCCGATACATCGACAGCCGTACCCGACGCGCGTGCGCCGCTCAGTTCCTGCAATGCGCTAGCGGTCGACTTGACGCTGGCCTCGTCGCGCGCACAGATGGCGACTTCCGCGCCTTCTGCGGCCAATGTGCGCGCGATCGCGAGGCCAATGCCCTTGGTGCCGCCGGTCACAATTGCCTTCAGGCCCTTCAGTTGCAGGTCCATGCTGGTCGCTCCTTTGCCTATCGATGAATAACGTTTTGACGGCGCATTCAATCCTTCTCGCGCCCTGGCTCCGATGCCACGCCACGAGCGATCTGCAGCACCTCGCCCGCCTGAATGACGGAGTGACAGATATCGTCGACGGTCACGCGCTTCTCCATCGCCTGCGCGCGTAGCATGTCGTACGCCTCGCGTTCGCTCACGTGGTGCATGGACATCAGAATTTCTTTCGCTTCCTGCAGATGCCGGCTGTCGAGCAGCTTCTGTTCGAGCCGGGCGATGCGCTGGGCGTGCTGACGCACGCGCTTCGCGTGATACAGCGCCATTACCACAGTGGAGAGCAGCCCCGATGCGCGAATTGGCGTCGTCACGATTCCGTCCGAACCCATCTTGATGGCCTGATCGATGAAGGTCGGATTCTCATAGCTCACCACACAGATGACAGGCGGTGCATCGGGCCCCGACCACTCGTTCTTCGGCGCGCGCTCTTCCGGCAGCAACGCGCGAAACACGAGGTCGGTCTGCTCGGGTAGCGTGTCCGTCGGCGGCCAGCATCGCTCCACCTGAAAGCCCATGCGTCGCAGATGGTTCATGAGCGTCTGGCCGTCGCCGTCATCCGGATGGAAAACGACCACGCGTGCAATGCGCTCGAGGATCGAACTCGTGAGGCTGCGCTGCCCTCTGTCGGCTCGCGTGTTCACGTCAGTAGTCCCGCGTGCTTAACTTCGTGACCCAGTCTCCGAGCGTCTGACGCGTCATATACGGATCGGGACCGACCGCGAACTTCGATTCGCGCAGAATGGTGAACTGGCCGTCCGCATTGGCGCGGCCAATGCGCGGATAAAGCGCCATGTGATGATTGACCGGATCGATGCGTACCCGGCCTTGCGGCGCAGTAAATTCCGAGCCGAGCAGATGCGGCATGATGGTGCCGATCTCGTCGGAGCCTGCGCGCACGCATGCCTCCGCAAACATATGCATTTGATAGTACGCGGCCTCCCAGTTCATGTCGGTGGGCGTGTCCGCGCCGAAGCGCGACTGATGGCGCCGCACCGCGCGATGATTCTCCGCTGTGTCGATGCTCTGGAAATAGGGCGCCGCCGTGTAATGCCCCGCCGCGATGCCGCGCTCCATCGCATGAATTTCGGTCTCGGAGGTATTGAGGCTGCCGATAGGCATACGTGACGGATCGAGATCCGCGTGTGCGTAAGCGTCGTAGAGATAGGGCACGGTCGCACCGATGACCGTGCTGAAGATCCAGTCTGGCGACTTGCGCCTGATGTCCGCGACGACCTGCGCGAACTGATCGCGCGTGGCGTCGAGCGGAAGGTAACGCTCACCGAGAATCGCACCTTCAGGATGCTGAAGCAGGAGCTCCTGCATCGTGCGATTGCATTCATAGGGATAGACGTAGCGCGAACCGATGAAGTAGACGCGCGCGCCATAGGCTTCCGTCATGAAATCGGCAAGCTGCACGCCGTTCTGATTCGGCGAAGCGCCGCTATAAATGATGTTGTCCGAGTATTCGAAGCCTTCGTACTGCTGAGAATAGATCAGCAGCCGGTTATGTTTCTCCACAACGGGCAGCATGGCCTTGCGGCTCGTCGAGGTGTATCCGCCAAAGATGACGTTGACACCGTCCTGCAGGATCAGCCGCTCGGCAAGTTCACGAAATGCAGTCGGGTCAGAGGCGGGATCATAGTGCAGGGCGACGAGTTCGCGGCCGCCGACGCCGCCGTTCGCGTTGATCTCCTCGATGGCGAGGGACGCACCGCGCCACTGTGACTGCTCAAGCAACGCGGTCGAGCCGCTCGTAGAGCAAAGAAGGCCCACTCGGATGACATCGGACAAAGCCATTTCGTGATGCACTCTCGAAAGCGCGCAGGGCGGGTGCCCCGCGCTTTGATCTGCCTTGATTCTTGCTGCTTGACGCTTTATTTCAGGTAGTGCTTCGCGACCATCGCGCCAACGGTGTATTTTGGATCGACAAAATTACCAAGACGAACCTTGCCGACCTGACTGAGCATCATGTACGCGTCCCATTTGTCGAAGCCATATTCCGCAGCCATCCACAGCACCAGCTCGCGATAGGCGATGCGCGTCGCGTCCTCCAGCGGCCGCGCGCTGCCAATGCTCATCAGCGCATCCTCGTTCTCGAGGCGTGGCCAGGCGATCTGCCAGTTCTTGATGAGATCGACGCGCACCGTCGTCGTGCTCTGATACTCGACGGCTGTGCCGCAGACTTCGCCGTCACCCTGGCAGGCGTGCGCATCGCCGATGAAGAGCCGCCCGCCAGGCGAGCGCACCGGCAGATACGTGATGCTGCCCGGCCCCATATCGGGCACGTCCATGTTGCCGCCGTGATTGTCGGGCGTGAGCGAATTGATGGAATCGATCTCGGGCGAAAGACTCAACGTGCCGATATGCGGCTTGTACGGAAGCGTGTTGCGTTTGCTCCAGTACACATTCTCTTCGTCGATCTTGATCTTGCGCACGATTTCCGGCAACGGCTCGTTGAGCAGGGCAGTGTAGTCGGTGCCGGTCAGGCCACCGAAGTTCGGGATCATGCAGCAGAAGCCGTGCGGATCGTCACCGCGCGGCGCCATCTTTTCGATGTACACAGCGACTACGTCACCTTTCTCCGCACCCTCGATCATGATCGGGCCGTTCTGCGGATTAAGAAATGGCACCTGTAAAACTTGCGATGGCTTGTCGGTTTCCTCCTTGATCTTGCCTTCGAATGCGTCGCGGGTTTCGACCACGATGCGGTCGCCCGGCTTGACGTGCAGCACCGGCTGCGAATACGGCCCGATGGTGTAGTGATACGTCTTCTGCAGCTCCTCAGTAAGATGATGCTCCACCGGTTCACGATCAGCGCCCACTCCGCGCTTCATCATGATCGATTCTTCAAGCCATTTCATGTGCTGTTCTCCGTTACAGTGCCAGATACTGGCGAATCAGGTGTTCGTCCCCAAGCTGCGCGGGGGTTAATGTCTCGACGATACGGCCCTTGTCCATCACGCAGCAGCGCGTCGCGATGCGTTCGACCATGCCCATGTCCTGCTCGACCAGCACAACACCGATGCCCGTTTCGCGCGCGATCTGCTGTAGCGTCTCGCCGATCAGATTAACGATGGAAGGCTGAATGCCTTCCGATGGCTCGTCGAGCAGCAGCACCTTCGGCGAGCCGATGAGCGCGCGCGCGATTGCCAGTTGCTGCTGTTCGCCGCCGCTCATGGTTCCCGCTTTCTGCTCGTAGCGCTGCTTCAGAACCGGAAAGTAGCCGACGACTTTCTCTCTCATTCGCGCCGCCTGTGCGCGATTCGCCTGCGCGCCGACCTGAAGGTTTTCGGCGACGGTCAACGCGCCGAAAATCTCGCGTCCTTGCGGCACGTAGCCCATGCCTTGCTGGGCGCGGACGTAGGGTTTCCGGTGGCCGATCGCATCGCCGTCAAGCGTGATTTCACCCGCATCGAGCGTGATGAGGCCAATCAACGCGCGCATCAACGTGGTCTTGCCAACGCCGTTGCGCCCGATCAAGGCGAGCACCTCGCCTCTGCCGACGCTGAACGACACACTGTTGAGCACGCGTCCGCCGCCGTAACCCGCCTCTACGCCTGATACCTCGAGCAACGCGCTCATTTCCTCTTCCCCAGATAGACTTCGGCGACATCGTCGCGCGCGAGGATTTCGTCGAGCGGGCCGTCCGCGAGCACACGGCCGCCGTGCAGCACCGTGACGCGTGAAGCGATCTGCTTGACGAAGGTCATGTCGTGTTCGACGACCATCATCGTGAGACCGGCTGCCGACAGACGCTTGATGAGTTCACCGGTCGCGTGCGTCTCCTCGACCGACATGCCTGCTACCGGTTCATCGAGAAACAGCAACTTCGGGCGCAGCGACACGGCCATGGCAATTTCGAGCCACTGCTTCTTGCCATGCGACAGATTGCGCGCGAGGACATGTTCCTCGTTCTCCAGCATGAAGCGGTGCAAGAGCTCGTCGAGGCTCTCGGGCCGGTCGTCCTTCGCGCGATGCAGCGACAATTGCAGATGCTGGCGCACGCTCAGGTCCGGGAACACGCCCTGAATCTGGAACTTGATGCTCATGCCCATGCGGATGCGCTCGTGCGGCAGCACATGACTCATGTCCTCGCCGAGAAACATCACGCTGCCCTCCGACGGCCGATGCTCCCCGGTGATCAGCTTGAAGAAGGTACTCTTGCCCGCGCCGTTCGGCCCGATCACACAGCGAATCTCGCCCGCATCGATCCTGAAGTCGATTCCGTTGATGACATGTGCGCCGCCGAAATGCTTTCTGAGTCCGCGCGTTTCCAGTAGCGTGGTCATGACTTGCCTTCCTCCTGCTTGAGGCGTGCGCTCCGATGGCGCGCACCGTCATGCGCGCGGCCGGAGATACGCCGCAGATGACGCGTGACGAACGGCAGCAGTCCTTCGGGTGCGCCCAGCACGACGATCAGCAGAATCGCGCCGAGCAGAATCAACGCGTACTGGCTGCCGTATACAGCGAGGTTTTGCGAAAGCCAGACGAGCAGCGCCGTGCCGAGAATGGCTGCGCCTATGCTCTTTCTGCCCGACGTTGCAACCCAGATGACGGGCATCGCGGCGGCAGTCAGGCCCATCGTCGACGGTGTGATGTAGGAGCCCCAGATCGTGTAGAGCGCGCCCGACAATCCGCCCAGCGTGCAGCCGAGCACGAACACGAGCCATTGATGACGGCGGATGTCGACGCCCAGCATCTCCGCACGCTGCGGATTCTCGCGAATGGCGATGAGCGTGAGGCCGAACGTGCCGTTGAGCAGCTTGCGCATCGCGGCATAAACCACGATCAGCAGGATCACCACGAGGTAATAGAAGCTCGCGTTTTCCAGCGTGAGCGGGCCGCCCGGCCATGGAATCGTCAGTTGCGGCATGCCGCCCATGCCGTTGTAGCCGTTCAGCCGCGCTTCGCCGATTGCCCATTGCGGGCCTGCAGTCTGCGACATGAAGGTTTCGAGCACGAGCGTTACCGACAGCGTGACGATGCCGATGAAAACACCCTTGATGCGGCCGTAGAAAATCATGTAGCCGATCAGCGCGGCGACGACGACGCTCACCACCAGCCCTGCGCCCAGACCCAGCCATGATTCGAGCCACGTATCGCCGTAGTTCAATGTGAAGATGCCGTAGCTATAGCCCGATAGTCCGAAGAAGGCGGTTTGCCCGAATGACAGGATGCCCCCGTAGCCCCACATCGCGGCGAGCCCGACCGCGCTGAATGCCCAAAGCAGGCAGTAGGCGAGATTGCCGCTTGTGTTCGCATCGACCACGAGCGGCAGGCAGAGCGCCACGAGCCACGGCACGTAAGGCAGCGCGCGCGTCGTGACGCTCGTCGAAGGCAGCTTCGTTTGCTTCACTTCTGCCTCCTAGCGCAAGCGGGTGAAGAGATTGCCGAGACCTTGCGGCATCAGCCGGATCACGACGATGACCGTAACCAGCAGCCCGATCTGTCCGAACAGCTGACCGTAGGACGCGGTGAGCGCAGTCTGGATGACGGCGAGCACAGCGGCGGCCGGCGTCGTTCCTGCGATCACGTTGGCGCCCCCGACGACCACCGATACGAAGGCCTGCACGATGAAGTTGCTGCCCATCGTCGGTACCGCTGTCATGGTCGGGGCATAGAGCGCGCCGGTGAGCCCCGCGAGGCCCGCGCCGAGCGCGAAGGTCAATGTATAAAGCCGGTCGGTGCGCAAGCCAAGACATTGCGCCATCTTGGCGTTCAGGATCGTCGCGCGTGCACAAACACCGTAATTGGTCTTGAAGAACAGCAGATAGAGGCCGAACAGTATCGCCAGCGCGATGCCGGGCAGCACGGCGCGATACGTCGAAAAGGAGTACTCGCCAAGTGAGAATGATCCGAACGGCGTGCTGATGCCTTCGAGCGAAGGACCGGCGACCAGTAGCATGGTCTGCTGAACGATGAGGCTGATGGCCCACGTCGCGACGACGGAATCGAACAGACGGTCATACAGATGACGGATGACGAGCCGCTCGATCACGACGCCAGCCAGCGCCGCCGCGATCGCGCCAAGCAGCATCGCGAGAGGCAGGGGCACGCCGCGCTTGGCCGCAATGATCGTGACGTACGCGCCGCACATGATGAACTCGCCATGCGCGAGATTGATGACGCCCATCATGCCGAAGATCACCGCGAGGCCGAGCGCCGCGAGCACCAGATAGGCAAAGCTGTCGCCGAACTGATAGATGAGCGAATAGAGAACCGATAAGGTGGCCATGCATGCTCCACGTTCAGGAGCGGGCGCGCGGCGGCAATGCGTCTGCCGCGGCGTGCCAGCTTAAATCAGGACTTCTTGGGGAGATCCGACGGCGTGTACTGACGATGATCCGGTTTGTTCGGCAGATCGCAGCCGACCTTGCCGAGCCAGTACGGCTGCACGTCGGGCCACACCTTTGGAATCTCGACGGAGTGATCCTCCTTCACGTGGACCAGAAAGATGGTGTGACTCGCGTGATGGCTCTTCGGGTCGATGCAGACCTTGCCTTGCTCACCGTCAGTGCAGATGGTTCCGCTTTCGAGCGCCTTGCGCACGGCGTCCTGGTTTGTCGAACCGGCTTTCTCGACAGCGGCCTTGTACAGATAGATGGCATCGTAGGCGTTCGCTGCTTCCTGATTGATGTACGGCTCATTCGGGAACTTCGCATGGAAGCGCTTCTTGAAGTCGTTGCTCGCGGGCGTATCGACTTCCTCGACGTAGTTCGCCGTCACGTACATGTCCTTGAGTGCAGGCGGTTTGAAGCGCTTGTGCTCATACGCCTGACCGACGTTCACCGAACTCGCCATTGGCAGATTCAGATGCGCCGAAGCCTGCTGCTCGTAATAGGACGACTGGTTCGCGCCAACCAGCAGCGTGACCACGAAATCGGGCTTCGCCTTCTGGATGTTCTGGATCGTCTGGCCGAACTGCGATACCGACAACGGAATGAATTCCTCGCCGACCATCGTTCCGCCGTTTTCCTTGACGATGTTGCGCACCCACTCGGCTGAGATCTGCCCGAAGTTGTAGTCGGCGGCGATGGTGTACACCTTCTTGCCGTACTTCTGCATCATCCAGGGAATGAGCGTCGAGAATTGCTGTTCGGGCACCGCACCGGTCACAAAGGTGTTGGTGTCGCACACGCCGCCCTCGTACTGGTTGTCGTACCAGTAAAGCTGATGCGCGCGGTCCATGATCGGGCGGATCGCTTCGCGCGAGGCGCTGGAAAATGCGCCGAAGATGACGTCCGGCTTGTCGGTCTGGACGAGACGTCGCGCAAGTTCCTGAAACTTGGTGTTGTCCGACTGGGTGTCGTAGGCGATCAGTTGCACGGGGCGGCCGAGAATGCCGCCCTTGGCATTGATCTCTTCGACCGCAAGTTGCGTCGCGTGGATCTTCGGAATGGTCGCCAGTGCGAAATTACCCGAGGCGTCTTCCAGCAAACCGATTTTCACCGGATCGGCGGCGCTCGATGCGAGCGAAGTCAGTGCAAGTCCTGCGATAAGGGCGAGACGCATCCAGCCCGACGGCTTCAGCAACATGCGGATTCTCCAGAGGTGAACGCTAGACAGGGAAAAATGCGGACAAAAAAAAGCCCTCTGACGAACGGATGTTCGTCAGAGGGCTTCTGTGCCGGGTCCCCGGGCGGACGTCATTGTCAGGCCACGGGGTGAGAGGAAAGTCTAAAGCGCCGTATTTTCAGTTGTCAACATGGCCAAAAATCGATGCGGACGCTATTCGGTGAATTATGGTTCCATGGAGCGACGAGCATCCCCTCCTGGCCGACGCCGGTCCAACGAGGTCAACTGCGATCGGCCCGCCTCGGCCGCCGGTTGTTGCCACGCCATCGCCACAATGTTATAAAGCGATGTCGGAAAAGGCAGACTTGGTTTGGTAAGCCCAAGTCCTTTCGGTAACGAAAGCTCTGGTCTTTGGCCTCGCGCAAGAGATCCCCACGACGAACATTCGACGCTGCACAGGCGTCCAAACGTTCGTCCGTGTGGGTCTCAATCGAGGAACGCTCCGGTCGGACATCGACACAGGAGTAGTTCATGCGCAGACATCACTCAGATATCTATGACGTTGTAATTGCCGGCGCTGGCCCCGTCGGCCTGTTTCTCGCTTGCGAGTTGCGCCTGTTTGACCTCTCGGTCCTGGTGCTGGAGCAAGCCGAGGACCCACACTCCCCATTGAAGCAGCTTCCATTCGGAATGCGCGGCCTTTCGGCGCCTACGCTTGAAGCGCTGTATCGTCGTGGGTTGCTGGACGAGGTAGTCGCGGCGCAGCGTGAGAGTGAGGCCGCAGGCAAGAGTGCAAAGGCTGCACACTGGATGGGACAGCCGCGTCGGCCAGCCGGCCACTTCGCGGGCATCCAGTTCTATCACGACGACATCGACACATCGAAGTGGCCATATCGCCTGCCAAGCCCGGCCGGCGCCAGTATGGCGGTCGAACTGGAGACGCTCGAAACTGTCCTGGCCCGCCGAGCTAGTGCGATGGGGGCTGAGATCCGGCGTGGCTTTAGCGCCGACGCGATAACGGCGTCTGATGACGAGGTAAGTGTTCACGCGGGCGGCGAAACTTTCGCTGGACGCTGGCTTGTCGGTTGCGATGGCGGTCGCAGTGCGATGCGCAAGGCAGGCGCCTTTGAGTTCGTTGGCACCGATCCCGAGTTCACTGGCTATTCCGTTGAAGTCGAGATGGTCGACGCGCAAGCGCTCCGCCCTGGTCGGCACTATACGTCGAATGGTATGTACACCTATGCACGACCTGGCACGATCGCGATGGTGGAATTCGACGGCGGCGCTTTTCACCGGATCCAACCGATCACGCTGGAGCATATACAGGAGGTGTTGCGCCGCGTGTCCGGCACGGATATCACCCTGACGAAGCTTCAGATCGCTACCACCTGGACGGAT
The sequence above is drawn from the Paraburkholderia phenazinium genome and encodes:
- a CDS encoding transporter substrate-binding domain-containing protein; translation: MALSDVIRVGLLCSTSGSTALLEQSQWRGASLAIEEINANGGVGGRELVALHYDPASDPTAFRELAERLILQDGVNVIFGGYTSTSRKAMLPVVEKHNRLLIYSQQYEGFEYSDNIIYSGASPNQNGVQLADFMTEAYGARVYFIGSRYVYPYECNRTMQELLLQHPEGAILGERYLPLDATRDQFAQVVADIRRKSPDWIFSTVIGATVPYLYDAYAHADLDPSRMPIGSLNTSETEIHAMERGIAAGHYTAAPYFQSIDTAENHRAVRRHQSRFGADTPTDMNWEAAYYQMHMFAEACVRAGSDEIGTIMPHLLGSEFTAPQGRVRIDPVNHHMALYPRIGRANADGQFTILRESKFAVGPDPYMTRQTLGDWVTKLSTRDY
- a CDS encoding acetamidase/formamidase family protein, producing the protein MKWLEESIMMKRGVGADREPVEHHLTEELQKTYHYTIGPYSQPVLHVKPGDRIVVETRDAFEGKIKEETDKPSQVLQVPFLNPQNGPIMIEGAEKGDVVAVYIEKMAPRGDDPHGFCCMIPNFGGLTGTDYTALLNEPLPEIVRKIKIDEENVYWSKRNTLPYKPHIGTLSLSPEIDSINSLTPDNHGGNMDVPDMGPGSITYLPVRSPGGRLFIGDAHACQGDGEVCGTAVEYQSTTTVRVDLIKNWQIAWPRLENEDALMSIGSARPLEDATRIAYRELVLWMAAEYGFDKWDAYMMLSQVGKVRLGNFVDPKYTVGAMVAKHYLK
- a CDS encoding ABC transporter ATP-binding protein — its product is MSALLEVSGVEAGYGGGRVLNSVSFSVGRGEVLALIGRNGVGKTTLMRALIGLITLDAGEITLDGDAIGHRKPYVRAQQGMGYVPQGREIFGALTVAENLQVGAQANRAQAARMREKVVGYFPVLKQRYEQKAGTMSGGEQQQLAIARALIGSPKVLLLDEPSEGIQPSIVNLIGETLQQIARETGIGVVLVEQDMGMVERIATRCCVMDKGRIVETLTPAQLGDEHLIRQYLAL
- a CDS encoding ABC transporter ATP-binding protein; this translates as MTTLLETRGLRKHFGGAHVINGIDFRIDAGEIRCVIGPNGAGKSTFFKLITGEHRPSEGSVMFLGEDMSHVLPHERIRMGMSIKFQIQGVFPDLSVRQHLQLSLHRAKDDRPESLDELLHRFMLENEEHVLARNLSHGKKQWLEIAMAVSLRPKLLFLDEPVAGMSVEETHATGELIKRLSAAGLTMMVVEHDMTFVKQIASRVTVLHGGRVLADGPLDEILARDDVAEVYLGKRK
- a CDS encoding ABC transporter permease subunit — protein: MKQTKLPSTSVTTRALPYVPWLVALCLPLVVDANTSGNLAYCLLWAFSAVGLAAMWGYGGILSFGQTAFFGLSGYSYGIFTLNYGDTWLESWLGLGAGLVVSVVVAALIGYMIFYGRIKGVFIGIVTLSVTLVLETFMSQTAGPQWAIGEARLNGYNGMGGMPQLTIPWPGGPLTLENASFYYLVVILLIVVYAAMRKLLNGTFGLTLIAIRENPQRAEMLGVDIRRHQWLVFVLGCTLGGLSGALYTIWGSYITPSTMGLTAAAMPVIWVATSGRKSIGAAILGTALLVWLSQNLAVYGSQYALILLGAILLIVVLGAPEGLLPFVTRHLRRISGRAHDGARHRSARLKQEEGKS
- a CDS encoding ABC transporter permease subunit; translation: MATLSVLYSLIYQFGDSFAYLVLAALGLAVIFGMMGVINLAHGEFIMCGAYVTIIAAKRGVPLPLAMLLGAIAAALAGVVIERLVIRHLYDRLFDSVVATWAISLIVQQTMLLVAGPSLEGISTPFGSFSLGEYSFSTYRAVLPGIALAILFGLYLLFFKTNYGVCARATILNAKMAQCLGLRTDRLYTLTFALGAGLAGLTGALYAPTMTAVPTMGSNFIVQAFVSVVVGGANVIAGTTPAAAVLAVIQTALTASYGQLFGQIGLLVTVIVVIRLMPQGLGNLFTRLR